The following proteins are co-located in the Maridesulfovibrio sp. genome:
- a CDS encoding DUF3089 domain-containing protein has protein sequence MSVKKIITYFIFMIVIVSASACNIKRAAQLPTAPDYSDDRFWSIKDENIKHEIDVFFVHPTTYGPPANGHLIADLNDQNLNHITDRDTVQWITRSFTDSCNIFAPRYRQMNIEVLQMDDQHLQEYLKTPVDDIKAAFKYYLNNLNNGRPFILASHSQGSFVLQTLLRNNPELLNKNKLVAAYMPGWTFTDQDLLDIGLKLSEKPDQTGCLITWNTIGPGGKSPTVKQGARCVNPLSWRTAAEEFPASMNIQARIFLSPGKKLLIKNFTAARINEDGALEIPTPGPSVLSQLNMSLGNEVYHRYDYDFFFYNVQENVKQRCETYLKEHK, from the coding sequence ATGTCAGTTAAAAAAATTATTACATATTTTATTTTTATGATCGTGATTGTTTCTGCATCTGCCTGCAATATCAAAAGAGCTGCCCAGCTACCAACTGCTCCTGACTACTCTGATGATAGATTCTGGTCCATAAAAGATGAAAATATCAAACACGAGATTGATGTTTTCTTTGTTCATCCCACTACATACGGTCCACCGGCAAACGGTCACCTGATAGCCGACTTGAACGACCAAAATCTTAATCATATAACCGACCGCGACACGGTTCAGTGGATTACCAGGTCCTTTACTGACTCCTGCAATATATTTGCACCCCGCTACCGCCAGATGAACATTGAAGTACTTCAGATGGATGACCAGCATCTTCAGGAATACTTAAAAACACCAGTGGATGACATCAAAGCCGCTTTCAAATACTACCTCAACAATTTAAACAACGGGCGCCCTTTCATTCTGGCCAGTCATAGTCAGGGCTCTTTTGTCCTGCAGACACTGTTGCGCAATAATCCTGAACTGTTGAACAAAAATAAACTGGTGGCGGCCTACATGCCGGGATGGACATTCACAGATCAGGACCTACTCGATATTGGCCTCAAGCTGAGTGAAAAACCGGATCAGACCGGCTGCCTGATAACTTGGAACACAATCGGTCCCGGAGGAAAATCTCCCACAGTCAAGCAAGGAGCACGTTGTGTGAATCCTCTTTCGTGGAGAACTGCCGCAGAGGAGTTTCCGGCATCCATGAATATACAAGCCAGAATATTCCTGAGTCCCGGCAAAAAGCTACTCATCAAAAATTTTACAGCTGCCCGCATTAACGAAGACGGAGCATTGGAAATCCCCACTCCCGGACCGTCAGTGTTAAGCCAGCTGAATATGTCACTGGGAAACGAGGTCTACCACCGCTACGATTATGATTTCTTTTTCTACAATGTTCAGGAAAACGTAAAACAACGTTGCGAAACTTATTTAAAAGAGCACAAGTAG
- a CDS encoding choice-of-anchor R domain-containing protein produces the protein MTVVSSGNTITFAGDGVQNSFDFNFRIFRAEDLCAVLRNSDGTEDRLVLGNDFKIVSGVGSDSGGRVQYPISGTPLPAGQSITLYREIAYTQELELVDNDPFSAQLLNEAFDRGVMRDQQLQEQVDRALKYEISTPEAERLTPQEMVQTISNARDEAVSARSGAIAAEGNAQGMLVDARAAQTGSEAARDKALLAQSAAEEARDSAIKIAVGDLSALRSSTPELSAPSEAFEGTTVSIVITDHIDDGITSYEIKTSGFGYASISGNTISWVLETSDTDVAKVIEVTRRRRGELYSDAAAHQLLIKHVSVQDGPTIAFADAIDGYPGASVDSEGVHTPAYSVSVENAAQVVSAKPEIVVVNGKLIVLDGTTESILKLAVKVAAGDLIITDKGEVVVTDFTSSGVTVQNSTTLQPNSKFTELAGVPFTERFVDTEGWSEQFKIMPVGGVSSSVETARTLANIAGMYMLFHIKDWTVLENPHGYGYLGVMDTYCTDTASTYQVITIMLHQILGSSTGVGLSCCFGTRPDGVPDLVVSDMDMTKETWVLMSIENGQVTYGFKYGDKDNRPSSVSDLNASKTFTATPLNHQIERAAVVGDFYGYPVKTKIRHVEYGLSTYAKTESVININRPLPGVPTKAFKNPFKTPLGMTASTLSSVTVADKVVEGETLFALLSDGWHEVAAGTITTETAGSSEIVYDTRGLDFINASFTFSSGSYSPVGVKFTPSKNTTLTSVILNLESTGAAVLSASIFSDNNGVPGSELVAYGATVSVSTPGDVEVPIPEYELQAGTPYWVQVENTGAAATVKATNQANVVTSRNGGLLTTQLMMLALKAKGISYNVDISSAGLSAAPTSIAKASGLALKIGAGVAGEYLGPKKVLSLKKASALPVMTAATTNGFTLSSGGTSVPAPWAPWNAADGDLNTLWQRSSTNEEPQLVVEGPFTGPVTRIDIQARSSASEVALKRLPKDFTIEGYNGSSWEVLKTVTGEIGWQSEEKRSFSFANGANCQKYKVNISATETDGDVYREIGELALFYEDSSSKTEVVVESEESVKDQILKTGGLHKTLLFDGQLVEVDSVSEIEDGYVEGGSLIPVLSSNTQDGITVSASVVGQEPYLSTVETVGSTGWTAGAGQADWFIEFPSPVLLFGYSLWGPNNATNVKYYHPRTWELAGLASDGTTWETIDSKVDQPNWVAGEQRDYVVSPTKAYTKFRMRCSNNEAGDNQIGLGKIQMWSAVTAYKTTIIPKTELAQIPTEVAIPDRCTLAPANYSNTFDGNGLKITGAEIALADNPALKRLVMAVSGEGVTFKSGKIYIKEKP, from the coding sequence ATGACTGTGGTTTCAAGCGGGAACACCATCACTTTTGCGGGGGATGGTGTTCAGAATTCATTTGACTTTAACTTTCGTATTTTCAGGGCCGAGGACCTTTGCGCAGTATTGCGTAATAGCGATGGTACTGAGGATCGGTTGGTCTTGGGCAATGATTTCAAGATTGTTTCCGGTGTAGGGAGCGATTCAGGGGGGCGGGTACAGTATCCAATCAGTGGAACACCGCTTCCAGCAGGGCAAAGTATAACTCTGTATCGGGAAATTGCTTACACACAGGAATTGGAACTAGTGGATAATGACCCCTTTTCCGCACAGCTGTTGAACGAAGCATTTGACCGGGGGGTGATGCGCGACCAGCAGTTACAGGAACAGGTTGATCGTGCTTTGAAGTATGAGATTTCAACCCCTGAAGCAGAACGCCTTACTCCACAGGAAATGGTGCAGACTATTTCCAATGCAAGGGATGAAGCTGTTTCCGCCCGGAGCGGTGCAATTGCGGCGGAGGGAAATGCCCAAGGAATGCTCGTTGATGCCAGAGCAGCACAAACCGGCTCAGAGGCAGCCCGTGATAAGGCTTTGCTGGCCCAGTCAGCAGCAGAGGAAGCAAGGGATTCTGCGATTAAGATTGCCGTGGGTGATTTAAGCGCGTTACGTAGTTCCACTCCAGAGCTGTCCGCTCCATCTGAGGCTTTCGAAGGTACAACTGTTTCAATTGTAATTACCGATCATATTGATGATGGAATCACTTCTTATGAAATCAAGACCTCAGGATTCGGTTATGCTTCAATTTCCGGTAACACCATTAGCTGGGTACTGGAAACCAGTGATACGGATGTTGCTAAAGTCATTGAAGTAACCAGAAGAAGGCGTGGTGAACTTTATTCAGATGCAGCAGCGCATCAACTGTTGATAAAACATGTTTCCGTTCAGGACGGCCCGACCATCGCCTTTGCCGATGCCATTGATGGTTATCCCGGCGCAAGCGTAGACAGCGAAGGTGTACATACTCCAGCATACTCAGTTTCAGTAGAGAATGCTGCGCAGGTTGTCTCCGCTAAGCCTGAAATTGTGGTTGTTAACGGCAAGTTGATAGTGCTGGACGGCACAACCGAATCTATCTTGAAATTAGCTGTAAAAGTAGCTGCTGGGGATTTAATTATCACTGATAAAGGTGAAGTGGTTGTCACCGATTTTACCAGTTCAGGGGTGACTGTACAAAACAGTACAACATTACAGCCAAACTCAAAATTTACTGAGTTGGCAGGGGTGCCTTTCACAGAACGGTTTGTAGACACAGAAGGATGGTCTGAACAATTTAAGATTATGCCTGTTGGAGGTGTCAGCAGCAGCGTAGAGACGGCAAGGACACTGGCAAATATAGCAGGCATGTATATGCTGTTTCACATCAAGGATTGGACGGTTTTAGAAAACCCCCACGGTTACGGATACCTTGGGGTCATGGATACCTATTGTACTGATACAGCCAGCACCTATCAGGTTATTACGATCATGCTTCACCAGATACTGGGTAGTTCTACAGGGGTAGGGCTTTCCTGCTGTTTCGGCACAAGGCCTGACGGTGTACCTGATCTTGTAGTTTCTGACATGGATATGACAAAAGAAACTTGGGTGCTTATGTCTATTGAGAACGGACAGGTTACTTATGGATTTAAGTATGGAGATAAAGACAACCGTCCGTCTTCCGTATCTGATTTGAATGCCAGCAAAACATTCACAGCAACTCCGTTAAATCACCAAATTGAGCGTGCGGCTGTTGTCGGAGATTTTTATGGTTATCCAGTTAAGACAAAAATCAGACATGTTGAATATGGCCTTTCTACTTATGCTAAAACTGAGAGCGTAATTAATATTAACCGGCCCTTGCCCGGAGTGCCTACCAAGGCTTTTAAGAATCCTTTTAAAACACCGTTGGGCATGACAGCCTCAACTCTCAGTTCCGTTACTGTTGCAGATAAAGTGGTCGAGGGTGAGACTTTATTTGCCCTGCTTTCTGATGGTTGGCATGAAGTTGCTGCTGGAACTATTACTACAGAGACGGCTGGCTCTTCTGAGATTGTCTACGACACAAGAGGACTTGATTTTATCAATGCATCCTTCACCTTCTCCAGTGGTTCATATTCGCCTGTTGGCGTTAAATTCACGCCGTCGAAAAACACAACCCTTACTTCTGTAATATTGAATCTTGAATCAACCGGGGCTGCAGTCCTTTCCGCTTCAATATTTTCAGATAATAATGGGGTTCCGGGTAGCGAGCTAGTTGCATATGGCGCTACTGTTTCTGTTTCAACTCCCGGAGACGTGGAAGTTCCTATACCTGAATATGAGCTTCAAGCTGGAACGCCTTATTGGGTGCAAGTGGAGAACACAGGCGCTGCCGCAACGGTTAAGGCTACAAATCAGGCTAACGTTGTCACTAGTAGAAATGGTGGACTTCTAACTACTCAGCTAATGATGCTTGCACTGAAAGCAAAAGGAATCTCTTACAATGTAGATATTTCGTCTGCCGGATTGTCTGCGGCTCCGACCTCAATAGCAAAAGCCAGTGGTTTAGCCCTCAAAATAGGTGCTGGGGTCGCTGGTGAATATCTTGGCCCGAAAAAAGTGCTGTCATTAAAAAAAGCTAGTGCTCTCCCCGTTATGACTGCTGCCACTACGAACGGTTTTACTCTCAGCTCCGGGGGGACTTCTGTTCCTGCTCCTTGGGCGCCATGGAATGCGGCTGACGGAGACCTGAATACACTCTGGCAAAGATCCTCAACCAATGAAGAGCCGCAACTTGTCGTTGAAGGACCGTTCACTGGCCCTGTAACCAGAATTGACATTCAGGCTCGCTCAAGTGCCTCAGAGGTCGCGCTTAAACGTTTGCCCAAGGATTTTACTATCGAAGGATATAATGGTTCTTCTTGGGAGGTGTTGAAGACGGTCACGGGTGAAATCGGTTGGCAATCAGAAGAGAAAAGGTCTTTCTCCTTTGCAAATGGCGCGAATTGCCAAAAATACAAGGTTAATATCTCTGCAACAGAAACTGATGGGGATGTGTACCGTGAAATAGGCGAGCTGGCTTTATTTTATGAAGATTCCTCAAGTAAAACTGAGGTTGTTGTTGAAAGTGAAGAGTCAGTAAAAGATCAGATTTTAAAAACTGGTGGACTGCATAAAACATTATTGTTTGATGGGCAGTTGGTCGAGGTTGATTCTGTCAGCGAGATCGAAGACGGCTATGTAGAAGGTGGTTCACTTATCCCTGTTCTGTCCAGTAATACTCAGGATGGTATAACAGTGTCAGCTTCAGTTGTAGGTCAAGAACCTTATCTATCCACAGTTGAGACTGTAGGCAGTACGGGCTGGACTGCTGGTGCAGGTCAAGCCGATTGGTTTATCGAGTTTCCTTCGCCTGTCCTCCTGTTTGGTTATTCTTTGTGGGGGCCTAACAATGCCACCAACGTAAAGTATTATCACCCTCGTACATGGGAGTTAGCTGGGTTGGCTTCAGACGGAACAACATGGGAGACAATTGACAGTAAAGTTGATCAACCCAATTGGGTAGCAGGGGAGCAGAGAGACTATGTTGTTTCGCCAACTAAGGCATATACAAAATTCAGAATGCGTTGCTCTAACAATGAAGCTGGGGATAACCAAATCGGATTGGGCAAAATCCAGATGTGGTCTGCCGTTACGGCATACAAAACAACTATTATCCCGAAAACAGAACTGGCTCAAATACCGACTGAAGTAGCAATTCCTGACCGTTGTACGCTGGCTCCGGCAAACTATAGCAATACTTTTGACGGTAACGGTCTCAAAATTACCGGAGCGGAAATTGCGCTTGCAGATAATCCGGCACTTAAACGGCTTGTTATGGCTGTTAGCGGGGAGGGTGTTACTTTTAAAAGCGGTAAGATTTACATCAAGGAGAAACCATAG